Proteins encoded together in one Caldicellulosiruptor saccharolyticus DSM 8903 window:
- the ftsW gene encoding putative lipid II flippase FtsW — translation MIDYPLLYIALLLSLIGVVMIFSASYYYAYYQFNDSYYFLKKQLIGLLLGIIVMYITSQLDYRIFKKLSILLYVIGAISLILVLIPGIGKLVNNARRWIDIGPVQFQPSELAKYALVILLASYLDDTAESKSKFKIFVISILLSGVYFALIYKEPNMSTSILILGITMLMLFAGGLNIIYFVTIGVLSLPVLYYLTIKEKYRVERIQALFNPWADPTDKGYQIIQSLYAIGSGGLFGMGLGQSRQKLLYIPEPHTDFIFSILSEELGFVGAVFVIVLFILFIWRGIVIALHARDRFGTLLAFGVTSIIATQAILNIAVVTASVPATGVPLPFITYGGSSILFHMFGVGVLLSISRRIKVLK, via the coding sequence ATGATTGACTATCCGCTTTTGTATATTGCACTTTTGCTATCACTAATTGGGGTTGTTATGATATTTAGTGCAAGCTACTACTATGCTTACTATCAGTTTAATGATAGTTATTATTTTCTCAAGAAACAATTAATTGGTCTTTTATTAGGAATAATAGTGATGTATATAACAAGCCAATTAGATTATAGAATCTTCAAAAAGTTGTCTATACTCCTTTACGTAATAGGGGCAATATCACTTATATTGGTTTTAATTCCTGGTATAGGAAAACTTGTAAACAATGCACGAAGATGGATTGATATTGGGCCTGTTCAGTTCCAACCTTCAGAACTTGCAAAGTACGCGCTTGTGATATTACTTGCGAGTTATCTTGATGATACTGCTGAGAGCAAATCTAAGTTTAAGATTTTTGTTATATCCATACTCTTAAGTGGAGTTTACTTTGCGCTTATATACAAAGAACCAAATATGAGTACATCTATTTTAATACTTGGCATTACAATGCTGATGCTCTTTGCAGGGGGGCTTAATATAATTTATTTTGTGACAATTGGGGTTTTATCTTTGCCTGTGTTATATTATCTCACAATTAAAGAAAAATATAGGGTTGAAAGAATCCAGGCCCTTTTTAATCCCTGGGCAGATCCAACTGATAAAGGTTATCAGATAATTCAGTCACTATATGCTATTGGTTCTGGTGGACTTTTTGGGATGGGGCTTGGACAGAGCAGACAGAAACTTTTGTATATTCCTGAACCTCATACTGATTTTATTTTCTCAATTTTATCTGAAGAGCTTGGTTTTGTAGGGGCTGTATTTGTAATAGTGTTATTTATATTATTCATCTGGCGTGGCATTGTCATTGCGCTCCATGCCCGTGATAGGTTTGGAACATTGCTTGCGTTTGGCGTGACAAGCATAATTGCCACTCAGGCAATTTTAAATATTGCTGTTGTGACAGCTTCTGTCCCTGCAACAGGTGTACCACTGCCTTTTATAACGTATGGAGGGTCTTCTATACTATTCCACATGTTTGGTGTTGGTGTACTTTTGAGCATTTCAAGGAGGATTAAGGTGTTAAAATGA
- the murG gene encoding undecaprenyldiphospho-muramoylpentapeptide beta-N-acetylglucosaminyltransferase, protein MNSGEISIVFSGGGTGGHIYPAVAVADYLKKRYNNLNIVFIGTNEGLESKIVPQHGYKIEYIQAKGLKRSLTVKNVEVFLKFISGYRQALQILKRIKPKVVFVTGGYVSLPVALAARRLKIKTILHEQNAYPGLANKIISRFCEKILISFEESKRFFKNSNKVVLTGNPVRLEIFSHNERAAKSSLGLEDKIIVLAVGGSRGAENLNKAVIRLSKEFEGCKDVYFILSSGDTKYLEAVNFANSLGVKSNIKILPYISDMPRYLAAADIVISRAGAIAISEITALGKPSIIVPSPYVANNHQEYNAKALEKVGACFVVLESELESDKLKSFLEKLIYDKALYERMSESSKKMGKPEATQNIGKIFEEYLSL, encoded by the coding sequence ATGAACAGTGGAGAAATTAGTATCGTATTCAGTGGTGGTGGAACTGGAGGACACATCTATCCAGCAGTTGCCGTTGCTGACTATCTTAAAAAAAGGTACAATAACTTAAATATAGTGTTTATAGGGACAAATGAGGGGTTAGAGTCAAAGATAGTTCCGCAGCATGGTTATAAAATTGAATATATTCAAGCAAAAGGACTAAAAAGAAGTTTAACCGTGAAAAATGTTGAGGTTTTTTTAAAGTTTATAAGTGGGTACAGGCAAGCCTTGCAGATACTAAAGAGGATAAAACCCAAAGTGGTGTTTGTAACAGGCGGTTATGTGTCATTGCCTGTTGCACTCGCAGCAAGGAGACTTAAAATAAAAACAATTCTTCATGAGCAAAATGCGTATCCAGGACTTGCCAATAAGATAATTTCAAGATTTTGTGAGAAAATCTTAATTAGCTTTGAAGAAAGTAAGAGATTTTTTAAAAACTCAAACAAAGTAGTGCTCACAGGAAATCCTGTAAGGCTTGAGATATTCTCCCATAATGAAAGGGCTGCTAAAAGCTCTTTAGGCTTAGAAGATAAAATAATAGTTTTGGCAGTTGGTGGGAGCAGGGGGGCTGAGAATCTCAACAAGGCAGTAATTAGACTTTCAAAAGAGTTTGAAGGATGTAAAGATGTGTATTTTATCCTCTCATCAGGTGATACAAAATATTTAGAGGCTGTGAACTTTGCTAATAGTTTAGGGGTCAAGTCAAATATAAAGATACTGCCTTATATTTCAGATATGCCAAGATATTTGGCAGCTGCAGATATTGTAATATCAAGAGCAGGTGCAATTGCCATATCTGAGATAACTGCATTAGGGAAACCAAGCATAATTGTGCCATCACCGTATGTTGCAAATAATCATCAAGAGTACAATGCAAAGGCACTTGAAAAAGTAGGGGCTTGTTTTGTTGTGCTCGAAAGTGAACTTGAGAGTGACAAGTTAAAAAGTTTCCTTGAAAAGCTGATATATGACAAGGCTTTGTATGAAAGGATGAGTGAAAGCAGCAAAAAGATGGGAAAACCTGAGGCAACTCAGAATATAGGAAAGATTTTTGAAGAGTATTTATCATTGTAA
- the murA gene encoding UDP-N-acetylglucosamine 1-carboxyvinyltransferase, whose amino-acid sequence MQKLIIEGPTFLYGEIEIEGAKNAALPILTASILAEGQVIIKNVPDIADVRHTIEILEYLGCKTRFEDNIAYIDPTSIKNFTIPPQYAKMMRSSILFLGAILSKFKKVRLTNHPGGCEIGQRPIDLHISSFAQLGIDVFEYDNTIECRCDSVKGGEVFLPIPSVGATENIILASVFCDGEVIIRNAAKEPEIADLCHFLNKLGARIKGAGTHTIKIEGVKRLRNEVEHYIVIPDRIVAGTYLCAVATCGGEVLLKNVFPRHLDSILHILKSAGCKIKEQRDMVYIKKDRRLKGNQKITTHYYPGFPTDLQAPVCTVFSIAEGVTIIKETIFESRFKHVPELNKMGAQIHVEKDIAIINGVEKLRGCQVFAQDLRGGAALFIAGLCAEGKTEIVTAEHIDRGYERIEEKYSTLGAKIRRGQ is encoded by the coding sequence ATGCAAAAACTCATTATTGAGGGTCCAACTTTTTTATATGGTGAGATTGAAATTGAGGGTGCAAAAAATGCAGCATTACCTATTCTAACAGCTTCAATCTTGGCAGAAGGGCAAGTCATAATAAAAAATGTACCCGACATTGCTGATGTAAGACATACTATTGAGATACTTGAATATCTTGGATGCAAAACAAGGTTTGAGGACAACATTGCATATATTGATCCAACTTCAATTAAGAACTTTACAATTCCCCCACAGTATGCCAAGATGATGCGCTCAAGCATATTATTTCTTGGAGCAATCTTGAGCAAATTCAAAAAAGTAAGACTTACAAACCACCCTGGGGGTTGTGAGATAGGCCAACGTCCTATTGACCTTCATATATCTTCATTTGCCCAGCTTGGCATAGACGTTTTTGAATATGACAACACAATTGAATGCAGATGCGATTCCGTAAAAGGTGGAGAGGTGTTTTTACCAATACCCTCTGTTGGGGCTACCGAAAATATTATACTTGCTTCGGTTTTCTGTGACGGTGAGGTTATAATTAGAAATGCTGCAAAAGAACCTGAGATAGCAGACCTCTGCCACTTTTTAAACAAGCTTGGAGCAAGGATAAAAGGCGCAGGGACTCATACCATTAAGATTGAAGGCGTAAAAAGGTTAAGAAATGAAGTAGAGCATTATATTGTCATTCCTGATAGAATTGTTGCAGGGACGTATCTTTGTGCTGTTGCAACATGTGGGGGAGAAGTTTTACTGAAGAATGTTTTTCCGCGGCATTTAGATTCGATACTTCATATCCTTAAAAGTGCGGGATGTAAAATAAAAGAGCAAAGAGATATGGTATATATCAAAAAAGACAGAAGATTAAAAGGAAACCAAAAGATTACAACACATTATTATCCGGGATTTCCAACTGATCTTCAAGCTCCTGTTTGTACTGTGTTTTCTATAGCTGAGGGGGTAACCATAATAAAAGAAACTATTTTTGAAAGCAGGTTCAAGCATGTTCCGGAACTTAATAAAATGGGTGCTCAGATACATGTAGAAAAGGACATAGCTATTATAAATGGAGTTGAGAAGCTAAGGGGTTGTCAGGTTTTTGCTCAGGATTTAAGAGGTGGAGCAGCACTTTTTATTGCGGGGCTGTGTGCAGAGGGAAAGACAGAGATTGTAACTGCAGAGCATATAGACAGAGGGTATGAAAGGATTGAAGAGAAGTATTCAACCTTAGGTGCCAAGATTAGAAGAGGTCAATAA
- a CDS encoding cell division protein FtsQ/DivIB — protein MPRLEEVNKLKLTIAIKGEWKYQMGRFARKFIVLLILVVLTAIFVFRLDYFNVKEFSIHNLKRVKKDDIIKILQQYQNQNILSINTKEIRQKLLENPEIEDVKITRRFPNMLILEVYEKETVGLIKYLNSYIEVDKNGYVIRIEGDLPKKSIIFEGLKVNEATVGKKLDIDDELLFDEGLRVANSLKKFDIFGKFNVDCVTVSLKSVNNIEFKIDKLIVKVGDLSEIDYKLRLLKSVYEKLPKHIEGTVILNSNGIATFSPNTEEDN, from the coding sequence GTGCCAAGATTAGAAGAGGTCAATAAACTAAAATTAACAATTGCTATAAAAGGTGAGTGGAAATACCAAATGGGTAGATTTGCGAGAAAGTTTATTGTATTATTAATCTTAGTAGTACTAACTGCTATATTTGTTTTCAGGTTAGACTACTTCAATGTGAAAGAATTTAGTATACATAATTTGAAAAGAGTCAAAAAAGATGATATTATAAAAATACTACAACAATATCAAAATCAGAATATACTGAGTATAAATACAAAAGAGATTAGGCAAAAACTTCTGGAAAACCCCGAGATTGAAGATGTGAAAATTACAAGGCGTTTTCCAAATATGCTAATTTTAGAGGTTTATGAAAAAGAGACTGTGGGTCTTATAAAATATTTAAATTCTTATATAGAAGTTGATAAAAATGGGTATGTAATAAGAATAGAAGGAGATTTGCCGAAAAAGTCAATCATATTTGAAGGTCTCAAAGTGAATGAAGCTACGGTTGGCAAGAAACTTGATATAGACGATGAGCTGCTATTTGATGAAGGATTGCGAGTTGCAAATAGTTTAAAAAAGTTTGATATTTTTGGCAAATTTAATGTTGATTGTGTCACTGTCTCACTAAAAAGTGTAAACAATATTGAATTCAAAATAGACAAGCTAATAGTCAAGGTAGGTGACCTGTCAGAAATAGATTATAAGCTAAGGCTTTTAAAAAGCGTTTATGAAAAGCTTCCCAAACACATTGAAGGGACAGTAATTCTGAATTCAAACGGGATTGCTACATTTAGTCCAAACACTGAGGAGGACAATTGA
- a CDS encoding DUF881 domain-containing protein, whose product MKVKIKKPTGGQVATAILLLILGILISMQIKSVRQSNELKNLEKARAIELAEQINQLRKENSSLRSQIYELESKIKEYQDSAASISKTTELLKDELDKVKILAGLTDVEGPGIIITLDDSKVPATANVDPNSFLLHDSDILQVINELRAAGAEAISINNQRVVSTTEIRCVGPTISINNTRYSAPYIIKAIGDPKILKNSLMMRGGIIDLLKEFSIEVKIEEASNIVIPRYTGTLKFNYAKIKSEGS is encoded by the coding sequence ATGAAAGTCAAGATAAAAAAACCAACAGGTGGACAAGTTGCAACTGCTATTTTGTTATTGATTTTAGGAATTTTAATTTCAATGCAGATAAAGAGTGTAAGGCAAAGTAATGAGCTAAAAAACCTTGAAAAGGCAAGAGCAATTGAACTTGCTGAACAGATAAACCAGCTGAGAAAAGAAAATAGTAGTTTGAGGTCTCAAATTTATGAGTTGGAAAGCAAAATAAAAGAATATCAAGACTCTGCTGCAAGTATTAGCAAAACAACAGAGCTTTTAAAAGATGAACTTGACAAGGTAAAGATATTAGCAGGACTTACAGATGTTGAAGGGCCTGGTATAATAATTACACTTGATGATAGCAAAGTTCCTGCAACAGCAAATGTTGACCCGAATAGTTTTCTTTTGCACGATTCAGATATATTACAGGTCATAAATGAACTGAGAGCAGCTGGGGCTGAGGCTATATCTATAAATAACCAGAGGGTGGTTAGTACAACCGAGATAAGATGTGTAGGTCCAACAATCAGCATAAACAATACTCGTTATTCTGCCCCGTACATAATAAAGGCTATTGGTGATCCTAAAATTTTGAAAAATTCACTTATGATGCGGGGTGGTATTATAGACCTTTTAAAGGAGTTTTCTATTGAGGTGAAAATTGAAGAGGCTTCAAATATTGTAATTCCGAGATATACAGGGACTTTAAAATTCAACTACGCAAAGATTAAAAGTGAGGGAAGTTGA
- a CDS encoding small basic family protein: MIILVLALAIGILIGIFIPVSIPQDYSSYVAVGLLAALDSIFGALKSNLKGDFKIDIFISGFVGNTLIAMLFAYLGDKLGIPLYQAAVVAFGVRIFQNFGEMRRVLLLKNKSFAKGENKDD; encoded by the coding sequence ATGATTATACTTGTACTTGCCCTTGCGATAGGTATCTTGATAGGTATATTTATTCCAGTAAGTATTCCACAGGATTATTCGTCATATGTAGCAGTGGGACTTCTTGCAGCACTTGATTCAATATTTGGCGCTCTAAAATCAAACTTGAAAGGTGATTTCAAAATTGACATATTCATATCTGGTTTTGTTGGCAATACATTAATTGCAATGCTTTTTGCGTATTTAGGTGACAAGCTTGGTATTCCTCTATACCAAGCAGCCGTTGTTGCGTTTGGTGTTAGGATTTTTCAGAACTTTGGTGAGATGCGAAGAGTACTTTTATTAAAAAACAAGAGTTTTGCTAAGGGGGAGAACAAGGATGATTAG
- the ftsZ gene encoding cell division protein FtsZ, producing the protein MISFDTEKMTVAQLKVIGVGGAGNNAVNRMIDVGVSGVEFIAVNTDKQALQRSKAHYKIQIGEKVTKGLGAGADPEIGRKAAEESKEEISQVLKGADMVFITAGMGGGTGTGASPVVAEIAKELGILTVAVVTRPFKSEGAKRRINAEKGIEELKKIVDTIIIVPNDRLFMLSTNKSLKISDAFRMADDVLRQGVQGISDIILNAGLINVDFADVKAIMMNKGYAHMGIGKAKGDEKVLKALEQAINSPLLETSIKGAKGVLVNYTGNPEELLLDEIEKANELISSEADENVNFIMGIVFNEEMKDEVQVTVIATGFDSVEDSQQNQQTSKISSSKTSNLQSLFQDDDIFEIPIFLKNKK; encoded by the coding sequence ATGATTAGTTTTGACACAGAAAAGATGACTGTTGCTCAACTAAAAGTAATTGGTGTTGGTGGGGCGGGTAATAATGCAGTAAACAGGATGATTGATGTTGGAGTATCTGGGGTGGAATTTATTGCAGTCAACACAGACAAGCAGGCTTTGCAGCGCTCAAAAGCACATTATAAGATTCAAATAGGCGAAAAAGTAACAAAAGGACTTGGAGCAGGAGCTGACCCGGAGATTGGAAGAAAGGCAGCGGAGGAGAGCAAAGAAGAGATATCTCAGGTTTTAAAAGGTGCTGACATGGTATTTATTACAGCTGGGATGGGCGGTGGTACAGGGACAGGTGCATCCCCTGTTGTTGCTGAAATTGCAAAAGAACTGGGTATATTGACAGTTGCAGTTGTCACAAGGCCGTTTAAAAGTGAAGGTGCAAAACGTAGAATCAATGCTGAAAAAGGAATTGAGGAGCTAAAGAAAATAGTTGATACTATAATAATTGTACCTAATGATAGACTATTTATGCTTTCAACAAATAAGAGCTTGAAGATTTCTGATGCGTTCAGAATGGCAGATGACGTTCTAAGACAAGGTGTTCAGGGTATCTCTGATATAATCTTGAATGCGGGGCTTATCAATGTTGACTTTGCAGATGTAAAGGCTATTATGATGAACAAGGGATATGCACATATGGGTATTGGCAAGGCAAAAGGAGATGAAAAGGTTTTGAAAGCTTTAGAGCAGGCTATTAACAGCCCACTTTTGGAAACGTCAATAAAAGGTGCAAAGGGAGTATTGGTCAACTACACAGGTAACCCAGAAGAGCTTTTGCTTGATGAGATTGAAAAGGCAAACGAACTTATCTCATCTGAGGCTGATGAAAATGTCAACTTTATCATGGGAATTGTTTTCAATGAAGAGATGAAGGATGAGGTTCAGGTCACTGTCATTGCAACTGGTTTTGATTCTGTGGAAGATAGTCAGCAAAATCAGCAAACCAGTAAGATTTCTTCATCCAAGACAAGTAATCTACAAAGTCTTTTCCAAGACGATGATATATTTGAAATTCCAATATTCCTAAAGAACAAAAAATAA